TGGGGTGCTGTTACACCGCAAGGGAAAGAGATACTTGCGAGCAACTGGTAAGCGATATCCGGGGCTTACCGGAAGCTTGCAAGCTATTTCTATCCCTTGTTTTTTCCACGATGTGCGGGCGCTTTCACGATCGCAAAACGGTGGTGGAAGCGCCCGCCTCGAGGCGTTTCTTCGATTCCGCTCTGCTATTTCCCCAAATCAACAGCGGGGACTGGCACCGGCGTTGGCACGTCGGAGATCGGTGCCACAGGAGCCGTTTGACAGGTGCCACAAGGAATCACGCGGCAAACCTTAAACGCTTGTCGCTCGATGACCTCTTCGACTTCGCACTTGGTGCCACATGGTTCTTCGCACGTCACTTCCTTCTTGACCAGCACCTTTTTCGTGCGAGCACACGCCTGGCACTCGCGGCAGCAATCGCAGCCGAAGGGAAGCGATGCTTTATGGAGACAGAAGGGAACTTCCTTCACCTCGTAGACGGTTTTCTTCGTCACCTTTTTGGCTGGCACCATCTTGCAGCGGTGCACCACGACGTCGCGATACTCGATCACTTCTTCAGTACGGCAATTGGCGCAGCGATGCCCAGTGCCTAGCGCCTCACCGGCAAGCGTCAGACCAGCAGCGGTGAGTGAAACGATGGCGACGATCGCCGACGTGGTGAACGACAAATCGCGCATGACGAAGTTCTCCTCGAGCTAGGGCGGATAGGCACGACGATGATCCCAGCGTGTCGCACGCCGTCCTATGGAGATCACTTCGTCAGGGAAAGAGCCCTGGGAACATAGCCTGCCGGCCTCTTAACGCGGATTTACCGATTGTAATGATCGGCGATTCCGCATTTTTGGCAGAGCTTCGCTAGACGGCAAAGTTTACCACGCGCTGTCAGGACTTCGTTAAGCCTGCGGACGAGGACGGGTTCGCTGCCAGCGCGAAAGAACATCCTCAATGACCAGCGGCATCGTGCGGTTAGGGGGACCGGGAGCTGAGCTGTAGTGGGCTGCGCGAATCTTCTGGTTCATTTCGTCGACAGCATCGCGCACCGCTTGCTCGGTCGCTAGGCGATCGAGCGCAAGCCAAAACCGTTCCACTTCGCGCGCGATGGCCAGTGCCGGTGGCAGTAGCTCGAGTTGTTCGCGCCGCAACTTCTCGCGAATCCACCACTGCTCATCGTGCACATTATCGATCCCTGGAATCGGCTTTCCAAAACCAGGAAGCGATTGAAACTTTCCCTCTTGCTGAGCCGCTTGGATGCGCGACTCGGCCAGAGCGTTCCAGTTAATCGGCCCCTTCGGCGATTGCTCGTCGGCGGCAATGAACTTCGGATCGTTCGACCCCTCGGGCAGGTTTTCAGGTTGGTCGTTCATCGCGCTACGTTCCTATCGCCCTTTTTTGCGTCCCTTTTTCCCCTTACCACCCCCACCACCAAAGCTGGGCTTGCTGCCGGGAAACTTTTTCTTCTTACCGCCAGAGCCAAACGATCCCCCCGAGCGATCTCCGCCACCACTACTTCGCCCCCCACCGCTGCGACTGCCAAAGGACTTGCCACGCGATCCGCCACCCTGATAGCCGCCACGAGCCCCACCTTCGCGAGGCGGGCCACGATCAGGAAACTCGGGACGACTTCCCTCGTCGCGCCGAGGAGGAAAATCGGCATCGTTTTGCATTTCGTCAGGAACATCCTGCCGCATCCGCACGCCACTTCTCGGCAAGCGACTCAGATGGGTCCGATCCGACTTCAATCGTCCGACGAATCGGAAATCGAGTTCGCGTCGATCGACATCGACCTTGGCAACCGACACGCGGAGTACGTCCCCCAGGCGGAAGCGATTTCCCGCGCGACGACCTGTCAGCGAATGCGTGTCGCTATCGAACTTGTAGTAGTCATCTTCGAGCGACTGTATGTGAATCAAACCTTCCGCTGGAAGATCGATCCCCATCACAAAAATCCCAAACTCCTCGACACCGGTGATCACGGCGTCCATTTCGCTGCCGACACGTTTTGATAAATAGCCGAGCAGTTTGACCTTGATCAGATCCCGCTCCGCTGCTTGAGCACGCTGCTCGCGCTCGCTGCAATGCTCGGCCAACAGCACTTGCGACGCAAAGTCGGCGGCAGGCTTTTTGCCATGAATCAGCGACCGCAGCATCCGGTGGATCGTTAGGTCGGGATAGCGCCGAATCGGCGAAGTGAAGTGGCAATAGTGCTCGCTATGCAACGCATAGTGCCCCTCCACAGCCGGGCTGTAAATCGCCTTTTGCATCGCACGCAACACGGCGTAGTTCACCGCATGCTCTTCCGGCGCGCCAGCCACTTCCTTAATCACACGCTTGATCTCGAATCGGCTTTCGAGACTATCGCATTCGATCCCAAGTTCGCGCACAAACTTGGTCAGCACTTGCAGCTTACGCAGGTCGGGATTTTCGTGAATACGCCTTAAAAACGGCAACTCTTTTTCGTTCAGGTGACGAGCCACCGCTTCGTTAGCGGCGAGCATAAACTCTTCGATGATCTGATGACTCTCGGTGTTCTTCGAGAGATGAGCACCGGAGACTTCCCCCTTCTTATCGAGGTCGATCTTCGTTTCAGGAAGCGAAAGCTCAATGGCCCCCCGCTCCAAACGCCGACGACGCAAAATCATCGCCAGCTCGTGCATCACGCCCAGCAGCTCGTGAACCTGTGGCTTCAACTTCTTTTTCCAAGCCTGTCGATCAGCCAGGTAGTCATCCACTTCCTCGTAGGTGAAGCGGCGACAGCTCTTGATGGCCGACAAGTAGAACTCGCTATGGAGCGGCGTCCCTTCGGGCGAAAACTCGATGATCGCCGTTTGTGCATAACGGACTTTGTCAGGCTGTAAGCTCGCCAAGTTGTTGCTGATGATTTCGGGCAACATCGGGAGCACACGGTCGGGCAAATAGACGCTCGTAGCGCGGTCGCGTGCCTCACGATCGAGCACCGACTTCGGTTTCACGAAGTGCGAAACGTCAGCGATATGAACACCCAGCTGATAGTTGCCA
This window of the Pirellula staleyi DSM 6068 genome carries:
- a CDS encoding DUF1992 domain-containing protein — its product is MNDQPENLPEGSNDPKFIAADEQSPKGPINWNALAESRIQAAQQEGKFQSLPGFGKPIPGIDNVHDEQWWIREKLRREQLELLPPALAIAREVERFWLALDRLATEQAVRDAVDEMNQKIRAAHYSSAPGPPNRTMPLVIEDVLSRWQRTRPRPQA
- the rnr gene encoding ribonuclease R; translated protein: MNLPEFEEQSDRPLPESSSISDSSPLSELPESPADFPLEKDSPAARKLEPLVLAHVLAKNYQPVKPKVIAKQMKLRSDQLPALKLAIRRLVKAGKLAYGSSHMVRKPDLLPPLPPESAKAREGTKKSKPARDLAVESTDDDLPDDVVNDLADETLDEAEAFAAEEAAADSSAEVDPDDFLAMRAAKLKEKPSRRGKDKTVTGKFKRAAAGFGFVRPLDVTSRGDRTQDIFIPQNASQDAANGDIVRVRLVSGGRSLRKSGEIVEILERDTHQFVGVYQEQRGSGVVEVDGRVFAVPISVGDPGAKGAAPGDKVVIEMVRFPSHTHEGEAVITEVLGARGTPGIDTLSIMREYELPEAFPEAVLAASREEAEKFDESIGDRRDFTKTTIITIDPVDARDFDDAISLTKLESGNYQLGVHIADVSHFVKPKSVLDREARDRATSVYLPDRVLPMLPEIISNNLASLQPDKVRYAQTAIIEFSPEGTPLHSEFYLSAIKSCRRFTYEEVDDYLADRQAWKKKLKPQVHELLGVMHELAMILRRRRLERGAIELSLPETKIDLDKKGEVSGAHLSKNTESHQIIEEFMLAANEAVARHLNEKELPFLRRIHENPDLRKLQVLTKFVRELGIECDSLESRFEIKRVIKEVAGAPEEHAVNYAVLRAMQKAIYSPAVEGHYALHSEHYCHFTSPIRRYPDLTIHRMLRSLIHGKKPAADFASQVLLAEHCSEREQRAQAAERDLIKVKLLGYLSKRVGSEMDAVITGVEEFGIFVMGIDLPAEGLIHIQSLEDDYYKFDSDTHSLTGRRAGNRFRLGDVLRVSVAKVDVDRRELDFRFVGRLKSDRTHLSRLPRSGVRMRQDVPDEMQNDADFPPRRDEGSRPEFPDRGPPREGGARGGYQGGGSRGKSFGSRSGGGRSSGGGDRSGGSFGSGGKKKKFPGSKPSFGGGGGKGKKGRKKGR